The Microcystis panniformis FACHB-1757 region TGTAAAACACTGCTGTATAAAGGTGCAGCAACCCAAAATCCTGCTCGATCAATCAAAGCGTCTAGTAGGGGTTTCACCTCAGAGATTAACCGTCGATTCTTCGCCTCAACTAAAATGCCCAGAATTCCTGTGTATCGAAGATTAAGTCTAGCAGCAATTCTACGACCAAGACGCTCATCAATCAAAACTTGATCTGCTCCCAACTCAAGTGCTAAAGCAATAGCCTCAGCTTCTCCCTTATCTAGTTCATCTGCAAGAGCTTCAATCACTGTGCGGTTAGTTACCGTTCGAGTTTGAATCCAATCTAAGGTTTGTACCTCTATTGAACCTGCTACCGGAAAATCAGGCTCAGTTAATTCTCGATAAACTGCTTCAGGAATAAAAACTATTTCGTAAAGTTGTTGTAGCAGATGAAGTTGATTAATGGCGGCAAGATTGTTGATAGGGGATGTATCACTGACAACAATCACAATCTTCCCATCTCCCGCAAGTTCTTAATATCCTGTTCAAAATCTTCGACATCGTAGTGTACCGGAATTTGACGACTTGCAAGTAGGTGTTGAAAAGCAATACGATTCATTCCTGCAAATCGACTCGCTTGAGCAAGGGTGAGCTTCTCTTTTTGAAAGAGCATGACCGCAATTTCCTGCCTCATCTCAGCTTCAGTCATGCGTGTTGCACTGAGAATTTCATCGGAGATATCAATACTCATGGCTATAACCCTATCTATCCCTTCCTATTGGAATGATATCATAACCCCCTTCATTTAGTCAGTTGAGCGGGTTTATTTTTTGCGTCTCTTCTCCTTACACATTTTACACATTAAGAATCGGTGGGTCTATTGAGTTACCAAAGCCAATAGAAGAGGCTTTATTATCAGTTGCCAACTAAACCCCTCCCAATCCATTGAAAAAGAAACCACAAAAGTAGGCTAAATTGCCTCTAAAAATACCATAAATGCCCCTTCATTCAATCTTGAGGGGGTTTTGTTTTTTTGCTCGTGTTTCCAATCATTAATTTTTATTAATTAATTGCTCGTAAGTAGTTTTTGTGATACAATAATGGCTCTCAGTTTAATATCGTAAAATTCAATGACTATTGTGATTCCCAACGAAATTATACAAGCAACAGGAAAAAACGAGCAACTGTTGCGACTAGAACTGGCAATCATTATGTTTAGAGATTATCATATCAGTAGCGCAAAAGCAGCTGATTTTGCCAACTTATCTTTAATTGAATTTCGTCAAGAAATCGCCAAGAGGAATATTTGCGTAAATTATGATAGTGTAGATTGGCAACAAGAATTAGAAACCTTAAAAACTTTAGGTGATCTGTGATTGTTGTTAGTAACACCTCTCCTATTACCAGTTTAGCTGCTATCGGCTATCTTAACTTGCTCCATGATATTTATGGAACAATTATTATTCCAGTAGCTGTTTATGAAGAAATGACAGGATTAGGTTATGCTGTACCAGGTAAGTACCTAGGCAAAATTATTTACACATGACGATCATTGCCCCGTAAGGGTTTTAGCTCGATCGGGCAGGTAATTAATTTTGCATGACTACTTACTATTTAGGATTGTTTTGAGGTTTATCTGGCTTATTTTCTCTTTTAGGACTCAATTCGGCTCTTCTGGTTTCTGTGTGTAAACGAGGTCTATACTGATAGTTTCTTCTTTCAAAATAGTCCTAAAAGTCTTGCCCAGTAAGCATTTAACCTTACATAAGCAAAAATTATCACACAAAGTCGAGAAGAGCCAACGATAAATTGACAAGTGTGGGGATGGGATTTTTTTCCTCCCCACTTCAAGAAAAACGCGCTCTAGAAACCTTCCAAATTTAACTCTTAATTTTAGGTAAACAATTTTTTTAAAATTCCCCGGCAATTACTCAAAAAATTTGACATCTTAGAGCGGACAGGTAAAAATTAAAACTTTTCTCTGCCAAGGCACCGATCGATAGGATAATTAATAATCGGAACATCTGCTCTGAGAATATGTCTCTTGATCGCCGTCAATTTCTTTATCTTTTAGGTGCTACCCTTGGCACAGCCACTCTTGTCGGTTTTAACCGTGCCGCTTTTGCCGCTACTGGTCCCTATGGTCTTATCGCCCTACCCTATGGCTATGATGCCCTAGAACCTTATATCGATAAGGAAACGATGCAATTTCATCACGATAAACACCATGCAGCCTACGTTAATAATCTCAACACGGCAGTGGCAAAATATCCAGAATTGCAGAAAAAAACAGTAGTAGAATTAATTAAAAATCTTGACTCTTTACCCGCCGATCTTCGCATCACTATCCGCAATAATGGCGGCGGCGATCTTAATCATACGATGTTTTGGCAGATTATGTCCCCCGATGGCGGTGGCGAACCAACAGGAGAAATAGGAGCGGCAATAATCGCTAAATTTGGCAGTTTCGAGGAATTTAAAAACGCTTTCAACCAAGCAGGTACTAAACTTTTTGGTAGTGGTTGGACATGGTTGGTTTTAAATAAGTCAGGACAACTGGAAATTATCAGCACTGCTAACCAAGATAGCCCCCTAATGATGGGATTACAGCCAATTATGGGCAATGATGTCTGGGAACACGCCTATTACTTAAAATACCGTAATCAACGGGCTGAGTATTTAAAACAGTGGTGGAATGTGGTTAACTGGGAGGAGGTAAATCGCCGCTATGTTCAGGCAAAAGCTTAACGATGACAACTTTTACGGTAACAGTTCCCGCTACCACTGCTAATATTGGGCCCGGCTTCGATTGTCTCGGAGCGGCCTTAACCCTATATAATCAGTTTACTTTTACCCTGCTGCCAGCAACGACAGCTAACCCTGTCAGCATTATTGTCAAGGGAACTGAATCAGCTAAAGTTAGCCAAGGTGCTGATAATTTAATCTACAGTTCTTTTTTGCAAGTTTATCAAAAAATAGGACAGAATCCGCCCCCTATCGCCATCGAGATCGGTTTAGGGGTTCCTCTGGCTAGAGGTTTAGGTAGTTCTGCGACTGCTATTATCGGTGGGTTAGTGGCTGCCAATCAATGTGCGGGAAATCCTTTATCTCTGGGGGAAATCGAAGCATTAGCGATCGCTTTGGAGGGCCATCCAGATAATGTGGTGCCGGCTTTGCGGGGCAACTGTCAGCTATCGGCAGGATATAGCACAGATTGGGCTATTTGTCAAGTATTTTGGCAAAAAAATCTCATTCCCGTCTTGGCGATTCCCGATTTTGAACTGGCTACGGCAAAAGCTAGGGCGGTTTTACCGGAAAAAATTAGCCGTCAGGAGGCTATTTTCAATATTTCCCGCTTGGGTTTATTATTGCGGGGATTGGAGACGGGTAACGGCGATTGGCTGAGAATTGCCCTAGAGGATAAACTGCATCAACCCTATCGCCAATCTTTGATCCCGGGTTACGAAAAGGTGAAAAAAGCCGCCATTAATGGGGGTGCTTACGGGATGGTAATTAGTGGCGCAGGTCCCACCCTATTAGCTTTAACTAACCCCGACAATGCCCAAAAAACAGCCACAGAGATGACAAATGCTTGGAAGGAAGTGGGGATTAACTCCAGTGCCAAAATTTTGGCTTTAGATACCCTAGGGGCGCAAGTAAACTGTTAAGCATCCAATTTACTTGTTAAGAGTCCATGGCAGATTGGTTGGGGTGTGGGGAAGTGGGGTGTGGGGAAGTGGGGAGCTTTTCAGTGAACAGTAATCAGTAATCAGTGAAAAGACAGCAGTGTTAGGATAAAAATAGATATAAATAATTGTTAAGAAAATGACGCGAATTACCGTTATTGGTGCAGGGATTGGCGGACTAACGGCGGCGGCATTATTGGCGCGTCGAGGTTATCAAGTCACAGTATATGATCAGGCGCTCGTCCCCGGGGGTTGTGCCTCGACTTTTTCCCGTCGGGGTTTTACTTTTGACGTGGGGGCAACTCAAGTGGCAGGATTAGAAGTAGGGGGCATTCATCAGCGCATTTTTGCCGAATTAGGGATAGATTTACCCGATTCTGTCCCCTGCGATCCCGCCTGTGCAGTTTTTCTGCCGGGGGAAACCACTGCGATTAACGTCTGGCGCGATCGGCAAAAGTGGCAAGAGGAAAGACAAAAACAATTTCCGGGCAGCGAACCTTTTTGGCAATTATTACAAAAACTCTTTCAAGCAAGTTGGCGTTTTCAAAGTCGCGATCCAGTTTTACCCCCGCGCAACTGGTGGGATTTAGGGCAATTAATCGCCGCTTTGCGTTTAGATACTGCCATTACCTTCCCTTTTACTTTGATGACTGTGGGGGATGCTCTGCGATTATACGGCTTAGAGAGGGATAAACGCCTAAAAACCTTTCTTGATCTCCAGTTAAAGCTTTATTCCCAAGTTACTGCCGATGAAACCGCTTTACTTTATGCCGCCACCGCTTTAGCAGTTTCTCAGTCTCCCCAAGGTTTATCCCACCTTCAGGGTAGTATGCAAGTATTAAGCGATCGCCTAGTAGCAGCTTTGGAAAAATACGGCGGTAAATTGCAAATGCGCCACACAGTGGAAAAAATACTGACAGAAAAGGGAAAAGCCACGGGAATTATCGTCAGAAATCAAAAAAATGACCAAATAAATTCAGAAATGGCCGATGAAATTGTCGCTAATATCCCGATCCAAAATTTACCACAATTAATCGATCGCGAAGCCATTCCCAGTCTTTATCACCAGAGAAT contains the following coding sequences:
- a CDS encoding DUF3368 domain-containing protein, producing the protein MIVVSDTSPINNLAAINQLHLLQQLYEIVFIPEAVYRELTEPDFPVAGSIEVQTLDWIQTRTVTNRTVIEALADELDKGEAEAIALALELGADQVLIDERLGRRIAARLNLRYTGILGILVEAKNRRLISEVKPLLDALIDRAGFWVAAPLYSSVLQIVDEEKNKPPQD
- a CDS encoding UPF0175 family protein, with the protein product MSIDISDEILSATRMTEAEMRQEIAVMLFQKEKLTLAQASRFAGMNRIAFQHLLASRQIPVHYDVEDFEQDIKNLREMGRL
- a CDS encoding UPF0175 family protein encodes the protein MTIVIPNEIIQATGKNEQLLRLELAIIMFRDYHISSAKAADFANLSLIEFRQEIAKRNICVNYDSVDWQQELETLKTLGDL
- a CDS encoding superoxide dismutase, translating into MSLDRRQFLYLLGATLGTATLVGFNRAAFAATGPYGLIALPYGYDALEPYIDKETMQFHHDKHHAAYVNNLNTAVAKYPELQKKTVVELIKNLDSLPADLRITIRNNGGGDLNHTMFWQIMSPDGGGEPTGEIGAAIIAKFGSFEEFKNAFNQAGTKLFGSGWTWLVLNKSGQLEIISTANQDSPLMMGLQPIMGNDVWEHAYYLKYRNQRAEYLKQWWNVVNWEEVNRRYVQAKA
- the thrB gene encoding homoserine kinase; its protein translation is MTTFTVTVPATTANIGPGFDCLGAALTLYNQFTFTLLPATTANPVSIIVKGTESAKVSQGADNLIYSSFLQVYQKIGQNPPPIAIEIGLGVPLARGLGSSATAIIGGLVAANQCAGNPLSLGEIEALAIALEGHPDNVVPALRGNCQLSAGYSTDWAICQVFWQKNLIPVLAIPDFELATAKARAVLPEKISRQEAIFNISRLGLLLRGLETGNGDWLRIALEDKLHQPYRQSLIPGYEKVKKAAINGGAYGMVISGAGPTLLALTNPDNAQKTATEMTNAWKEVGINSSAKILALDTLGAQVNC
- the crtD gene encoding C-3',4' desaturase CrtD codes for the protein MTRITVIGAGIGGLTAAALLARRGYQVTVYDQALVPGGCASTFSRRGFTFDVGATQVAGLEVGGIHQRIFAELGIDLPDSVPCDPACAVFLPGETTAINVWRDRQKWQEERQKQFPGSEPFWQLLQKLFQASWRFQSRDPVLPPRNWWDLGQLIAALRLDTAITFPFTLMTVGDALRLYGLERDKRLKTFLDLQLKLYSQVTADETALLYAATALAVSQSPQGLSHLQGSMQVLSDRLVAALEKYGGKLQMRHTVEKILTEKGKATGIIVRNQKNDQINSEMADEIVANIPIQNLPQLIDREAIPSLYHQRIEKLPPASAAFVVYLGVDRAAIPPDCPPHLQFLYDYDGIIGENNSLFVSVSKEGDGRAPVGKATIIASSFTDTSLWWRKGADNYQQLKAAYTQEAIKRLGNYFHLSPDHIVHIESATPRTFERFTGRNQGIVGGIGQRLSTFGPFGVATRTPIPHLWLVGDSTHPGEGTAGVSYSALTVVRQIENKLLASS